In the genome of Acetobacter oryzifermentans, one region contains:
- a CDS encoding Smr/MutS family protein, protein MNRRRRHLQEGEKALWALVMRDVAPLHVAELVPPAAQNEPEPQAIPRAQAKVGKKSQGSGLMASSSGGGRGVAEVGYGFMAPRASTAGPRVQQAPRPAETIGKRQPGVDDYSWRRFTQGSFKVERRLDLHGMVAQEAFHRLMEFMDVATHRGLRCVEIITGLGTGQEGGILRRELPHWLERPEIRRRILGLTYPHAGNRGSVRVLLRRRR, encoded by the coding sequence GTGAACAGGCGTCGGCGGCACTTGCAAGAGGGGGAAAAGGCGTTATGGGCGCTTGTCATGCGGGATGTGGCCCCCCTGCATGTGGCCGAACTTGTGCCACCCGCTGCACAGAACGAACCAGAGCCACAGGCTATTCCGCGTGCGCAGGCTAAGGTGGGCAAAAAGTCTCAGGGCAGTGGGCTTATGGCGTCTTCATCTGGTGGTGGAAGAGGTGTGGCGGAAGTCGGTTATGGTTTTATGGCTCCGCGTGCTTCAACTGCGGGCCCACGTGTGCAGCAGGCTCCGCGCCCGGCAGAAACCATAGGCAAACGCCAACCCGGAGTGGATGATTACAGTTGGCGGCGCTTTACCCAAGGTAGTTTCAAAGTAGAGCGTCGGTTGGATCTGCACGGTATGGTGGCGCAGGAAGCTTTCCATCGGCTGATGGAGTTTATGGACGTGGCTACCCATAGGGGTTTGCGCTGTGTGGAAATTATTACTGGTTTGGGCACAGGGCAGGAAGGCGGAATTTTACGGCGCGAATTGCCGCATTGGCTGGAAAGGCCAGAAATCCGCCGCCGCATTCTGGGGCTTACATACCCTCATGCAGGCAACCGAGGGTCTGTTCGCGTATTACTGCGTCGGCGGCGTTGA